In Zalophus californianus isolate mZalCal1 chromosome 16, mZalCal1.pri.v2, whole genome shotgun sequence, the sequence GGGTCATTTCAGCTTATCCTGGGTTGTCAAATTGAGCCCCATCTTCAGCCTGTTCACTCCGCAGATAACATTTGAGCACTTACAGCTCGCAACAGTGCACTGGCATTTGGCTGGAATACCAAAACAGTGCCTCATTGGGTGTGTAAGCAGATTTATCTAGTGCATACATGAATGAAGGGCCAAGTGAGGAATTAACAGTTGAGTAGGGTTTCACATTCCTTTGGCTATGTCATATGTTCTTTCCTTCTGGGGCCTCTAAACATGATCACCTTAGTAGCCTGGCATTGCTAAGAGCCACAGAGACCATCGCATGGGCCCAAGGATGGAAACTGGTATACTCTTTACTGTTTCACAGTATGTCACGAAAGCTCTAGAACAGGTATGCCATTTAGTTCCTAAAACTGGAATATACCCCAAGGAAATAGGCACAGGTGTGTGTGTAAGTTCACCTGTGAGAATGTTCATTCATTCGACAATATTTTGATTCCTTActgggtgccaggccctgtgctcgtTGCTGAGGAATTTCAGCAAAATCATTGCCCCCACAGAACTTGCATTTAGTGGGCAGCTTACCCAAAACATTATCACTTTGCAAAATTGGTGGACTTGGAAACATCCTGTGAGTTCAATGGGGAAGGCATGGTGACACAAAATTGAGTTTGTCCCTTAGAGAAGCTGTCCtgtagaactttctgcagtgataaAAGTTTTCCAGATCTCTGCTGTCCAATATATGTGGCTTGTACAACTGTGGGactgaatttttgtttaattttaatggatttagtgcttgcttcggcagcacatgtAATTTTAATGGATTTAAATTTAACCTAAATTATCCCTTGTGTCTAGTGGGTACCATCTGGACGGTGTAGCCTTAGCACCATAAGAACATTATGGTAGGGAAGAATGCTATAGTCAGAAGGGGCTATGTCCATAGTTTGTTATTGAGAGTAAGAGATTAAACAGTGGTATGTTagtataaggttttttttttaaagattttatttgagagagagagagtgggcaagtacaggagccgggggtgggggtgcagagagagagagggagaagcagactccctgctgagcagggacttcagatgtggggcttgatctcaggaccccaagatgacgacctgaactgaaggcagatgcttaactgactgagccactcaggcacccagtaCAATGTAtttctgatagaaaaaaaaacatatggagACAGGATGTGTGTTTATAAGAACCAAAGATGTTTATgcgtatttttatttttctgtattttccaagttttctggtCTCTTGATTTTTCTCACTAGTGATTAATCATTTATTGCTGGCTCTGCAGGAGCCGCGGTTCCAGTAGGTCTCTGTTCAAAGGGGCCATTGGTGAGACCCAGAGGCCTGGGCAAAGACACATGGGCAGGCCCTTGTGGTTGTCCCCATTTACCCTGCTTGCAGGTCTGCCCAGGGACTTAGCCTTTGGGTTTGGCTTTGACCCTGGTCCACTGACTTGTCTTCTGGACTAGTTCCTCACAAATTCCACTGGGAACTCCAGGCTGAGGAAGTGGATCTGTTGCCCACCCAGTTCTCACCCCACAGCTCCATCCTGTCCCCTTATGAGAGACAGCTGAACTTGGATGGCAGTGCCCAGTGCTTAGAGGATCAGAATggcaagaggaagaggaggagctcCAGCTCTCGGTAATGCTCCCCACATGGCCACCTCCCCAGGGAGTTCTGGGGAGCAGAGCTGTTAAGGGAGTGCTCATTTGGGGGACCTTGGAGAATGCATTGGCTTAAGAGCTGGGCTTGGGTGGCTCCCTTGTAGGATCCTGGAGGCAGTAGGATATGTGTGGGACGTGTGCATCTCAGATATCAGGAGCAGGCGTGCTGAATTTCCTCCCCACGTCCCTCAGGTCCATTAATAAGAAGGCCAAGGCCCTGGAGAATCCCCCACAGGGGGTGAATGAGACACCTGAGAGCCTGACAACCTCCAGCCCACCTCCTTGCGACGAGGACAGCCGATGCGTAGAGGAGAAACCTCAGGAGTCAAGCCCTGTAAAGGGCCCAGTGGGCCCATCTCAGCTTCTGGGATCCCTGGAGCCCTGGCCTGACCTGGCTGACAAGGGGGTGGGGTGCAGCCAGGAGAGTGGCAAAGTAGAGAACGGGGTCAAGGGGGTTTGTAAGCCACGCTGGAACTTTGAACAGATCTCCTTCCCCAACATGGCTTCAGATAGCCGCCACACCCTTCTGCTtgccccagccccagagctgcTCCCGGCCAATGTCGCTGGGCGGGAGACAGATGCTGAATCCTGGTGCCAGAAGCTGAACCAAAGGAAGGAGAAGCTTTCCAGGCGGGAACGGGAGCAACGAGCAGAAGCGCAGCGCTTCCGGGAGGATGTAAACTCGGATCCCGAGGTGCGGTGCTGCTCCAGCTGGCAGGAGTACAAGGAGCTGCTGCAGAGGAGGCACCTGCAGAAGAGCCAGAGCCGCCCCCCGCACCTGTGGGACCAGCCTGTCAGACCCTTGCTGAGTCCTGGCCAGGCAGACTCCCCAGGTAGCCCCTCACTCTGCCAAAGCCCCACAGGCCCCCGGCAGCTGAGTCATCATAAGACCTTGAAAGGGACATGGATTGGCCATGGCTAATTGAGGCTTAAGAAAGATGGGATGGAGAGAGCTGTCCGGTGGAGTGGAACCCACAAGGACAGTCTGTTCTCCTGGAAAGCAGCAAAGGGACCCATGTGGGAAGGTTTGGAAACGGCAAGTCTGTGTCCGGGAAGAGGCAAGGGGGAATGAAACTACAACTATatccttaaaataataaacaagatGCATGTGGATGGCTCTGCCACCAACTAGCTGTGATCCCTGTTCTCCCAACTCTGTGAGGGGAGCAAGGAGGCACCATTGTGGCCAAATAAAAGGAAGGCTTACTGTGTATGCCCTGCATGTTTAGGAATAGGGAACCAACAGGGCAAGAACAGTATTAAGAGATTCAGAATTCTTTACAGTCCTTAGGAGAACGTGGGAGATTCTAAGTAACTAGACTAAGGTTGCCAGACGAGTTCAATTTGAAGTTCAGATAatcagctaattttttttttaaagattttatttatttatttgacagagagagacatagcaagagcaggaacacaagcagggggagtgggagagggagaagcaggcttcccgccgagcagggagcccgatgtgggactcgatcccaggaccctgggatcatgacccgagccgaagacagacgcttaacgactgagccacccaggcacccagctaatttttttttttttagtataagtatattccaaatattgcatgggacatgccgacaattttatttttttttaatctgttaagtCTGGCAACACTAAACTAGATGGCAGAATCAGAAACTTCAGAGGAGTCTGTAGATGGTGACTTCCCTCCCAATACCTTATTTTCACTGTCCTTGCAGCCACAGCCCTTCAGCATATCTCTGTGCTGCAGACCACACACCTTGCTGATGGAGGTGCCCGGTGAGTCTCCAGGTAGTGCCTGTCTCCAGAGTACCCTGACTGCCAGCAGGAGTTGGCAGCTGGGACTTGACTCAGTTGGACATGAGCTGGGGGATCATTCCAGGGCCCCCTTGGCCTGGCTGATATTCGTGTGTGTCTAGGGTAGAGGGAGGGGTGAAAGGGAAGAGGTGGATTTAGCCCGAGGGTTCTGAGATAGGCATCTGAACCTTCCCCTGCCCAAGTGGCACCTCACAGCAGGACCTCATTTCCCCTGGATGAGGCTGCTTTGGATTTGCGGGAGGGAAAGCATGGCatggaaaggaggaggagggcagtCCCTGTTTCTTAAGGTTTCTCACTCTGTCCTCAGGCTGCTGGAGAAGTCTGGGGGTTTGGAGATCAGCTTTGACATTTACCAGGCTGATGCCGTGGCCACATTCCGAAAGAATAACCCTGGCAAGCCCTACGCCCGGATGTGCATTAGTGGGTATGAGACCAGTGAGCACTTACCCCCAGGCTGCTGCCACTTCTCTTGTAAACCAGGTGGACCTCCCCTCTGTGCCCCTGGCCAGTTTGCCAATCTGAGAGGAATCAGAGGTCCAGAGAGCTGTGACTGACTCAGGGCCACACAGCCAGTCAGAACTATAGGAACCAGAGCTTCCCAAGTCCTGAGCCCTCGTTCCTGGCATCTTTGGTAGTCTCTCCTGTGCCAATTTACTGCAGGGCTCACCCAGCAGAAGGGATGTGAATCAGAGGGATTCACAGGCTAAAAGTGGTGAGAAACTCACTCTTCCTAGCCCCTGTACCCAACCGAGGCTCTGGGTTACTCTTGGAGAACTTACCAGAGCCACGCAGTTTGCAGATAGGAGAGTCCAGAGGCCAGACTTCTTGCACCCTCAACTCCTGTCTTATGATTTCCCTTTCTGGTAGCCTGAGAGGGCTGGGGGCTCAGAGCTTATGGGTGGCCTATGTCCGCGTCTCAGTCTAACTTTATCCCTGCAGATTTGATGAACCAGTTCCAGACCTCTGTACCCTCAAGCGGTTATCCTACCAGAGTGGGGATGTTCCTCTGATCTTTGCCCTGGTGGATCATGGAGACATCTCCTTCTACAGCTTCAGGGACTTCACGCTGCCCAGGGATCTGGAACACTAATCACCCTGCTCTGGCAGGGCATGGGACCTGCTCTGGGGGACCTGGACTGTCTACTCTCAGGGACCATCTCAGCTGCCTCCTATACCCAGACCCTGACCTGTAGCTTCAGGGGCTAGTCTGGGCCTTGGCCCTGGGTGTCTGATGCTTGCAGGAGAACGAAGCCATGCCCCCCCCACCTGGCTTCCATAGTCCCAGGCCTGAGATTGCTGTCGTGCAGTGATCCCCTTGGAACTCAGGACTAGATTTCAGAGACCCAgcggggtggggcaggagaggacTCTGTGCCTTTAAACGAGAGGGTGCCTGCTTCGTACGATAAAGccaaagccattaaaaaatagaTCGCTTTTCTGCTGTGGCTGGAGATAGTGGACAAGTCCCGAGCCTGAGCCTCAagccctcctttctcttccttaccccccccccccccgccccaagtctCGATGTCCGTGGACCTGGCCCCCAGGCCCTCACCCCTGTTCTGCCGGCCTGCAGACAACGCTGCTTTTTCTGGCGCGGGAGCAAAGAGAAGTCTCCCCGGGAGGGCAAGAACGCGACCCCGCACCTTTCTCAGGGCCTGCGCTCGGGACGGGAAGTCACAGACCTAATCAGCTTGGCTTTCTGAATGGTAGTCCGCGGAGGGAGGCTGGCGCTCCATCGGGCTTTCCTTGAACGCAGCCGCTTCGGGATAGAAGGGCGGCAGAGAGGCGCCACGTCGGCGCGGCTCGAACCCCAGTGGCTTCGGGTCGTGCTGTGGAGCGCGCCATTCGCATCCCTGGCTTCCGCGCCCCTTCCGCTCCCGCCTCTCGTCGCTCCAACTCTCTCCCCAGTTGTGCTAAAAACTCTGGTCAATGTTGCTGTCCTTCGGGGCCTTGGGGGCCTTCCTGCCTCCGCAGCGACTCGGAGGGCCGGGGTCCAGGCTTGGGGCCCGCCCCGACGGGAGGCACCTCGCGGCGACGCCCCCGTCCCCAGGCCACCTCGTTCTTGGGTCCCGAAACCGGGCCCAGTTGCCGCGGGTCACCCGCTCTGATTGGGTTGGGCGTCCTCGGGAAGAGCAGGCTCGGCTACGTCCCTCCCTCAGCCGCTCCGGGCCGGCGTGGGGGAGGGACGGCTACCCTCGGCGGTCGGGCCTGGGAGGCGGCCCAGGATGCCGTGCGTCCCAGGGACTATTTCCTCCCGGACGCGGCAGGACACTGGGCGCGGCGTGTCGGCCTGAGTCCAGGTGCGCGCAGGTGAGGCCGGGGGCGGGCCCGCAGTGCCTCGTGCATATTCACGCCGGACGCGGTCCCGCCCCCGCGCTCCCGGGGGCCGAGGATTGGCCCGAGAGCGGCCGCCGCCCGCCCCCCAAGGGCGTCCTCGCTGCGCTCCCGCCCCGTCGGCTCAGAGCCCTGGAGGGGCGGGGCCAGTCCCGGGGGCGGGGCCAATGGGGTCCGGCGCTCTCGGCTCTGCGAGACCGCCCGGCTCGCCCTTTATGTAAATAGCAGCGGCTCCGCCCCCTGCTCTCCGCGCCGGAGGTGAGCAGGAAGGAGACTGCCGCCCAGCAGCCCGTGGGCCGGCGGCGGAGTGAGCGGAGCCGGCGGCCGGTTCCGTGGGACGCCGAGGCCTCGGGCGGGGGCCGGCCTGGGGCTCCAGGTGAGGCGCGGGCCCGGAAACACCCAGCCGGGTCCGCCCCCTCGGGGCGCCCTCCACTCGGGGCGGGAAGGCGGGGGAGGGCCGGGACCCCGGCTTTCCCCGGGAGAGCTGTGCGCGGATCCGCGCGCCTCGCCCTGGATCCCGTGGCTCCGTTTGTCTGGGCGAAGGACACCTGTAGGAATTGCGGCTGGGAACTTTTCTCTGCCTGATCCGTCCGCGTTTACTGAATTTGAGCTTTGGGTTTGCCTAATAGTGTTGGTTCTGGGAAACAGAGAAACAAGTGCCCGGCCCGGATGAGTGCAGGAGGTCACCGCGAGCGAGGGTGGGATCCCGGGTCCCTGGGCCCCACGTGGAAGGCCCCTGGCCCGAGAGGCTGGGGACGCGCGTCTCAGGTAGTCCGCTCTCTGCGAGCAGCGGCCGCAGCTCGTTACCTCGCCGGCTTAGTCCCTGCCCCTGCCATCTGGGCCCACTCTCTGCCGGCCCTTTGTGCCTCCTAATCCCCGGACGCAGGAAGCCCGCGGGAGGGGCTTCGGTCTCTGGGTCTTTCTCCGCCTCTGGCGGCCTTGGACACCTTAAAGGAAGGTATGGAGATCCAGTATGTTTTCCACGACGACAGGGGTGGAGTTGTGCTGTGATACGTTAGGACTTGGTGAGGAGTGAAAAATACCGTCTTGCCAAAGAAAGTGTGCAAAGTTTTCTCTTGGTTTGCCCCTGCTGGGCAGTTTGTAGACACACTGAGCTTTAGCTGTGGGGAGAGCTAACTGTAACCAGGAGAACCGCGATGTGGTCCTCTCAGGCTCTCACCTGAGACCAGGTGAGCATTGGGTGAGGGGGCAGGGCTTAGACTCAGTGCCCCTTCCCCTGGGGATCCACGTGCCAGATGCGGGGCGTCTTAACCTGGGCTCTTGGGATCCTCTGCAGAGTTTACAACTCAGAGTCCTGTCAGGCTGCAGAGGGGATTGTGAAcagggaggggagctgggagggaaTGAGTGTGTCAGGGAGACGGAAAACCCCAGGTGGGAAGAACAGAGCAGCGGTACCGAATAGCTGTGGCCCAGCCCCGGAGAAGCCACCGTCAAGAAGGGCTTTTGAGGAAGACTGTGCGTCTTCCAGAGCTAAGACATGGGAAGGGTCCTGGGGGAGATGGTcctacttatttatcttatggCAGAGCATTCCGGtttggttttctcttccttccttccttctttttttttcttctttctttcatctatCACAGGGAGAGTGTGGGCacgaggcagggggaggggcggagggagagaaatcctcaagcagactcctgcctgGCGGGGCTCCATCTTTGGACCCTGAGAtactgacctgagccaaaatcaagagtctggtgctcaaccaactgggccaaccaggtgccccagatttgaTTTTCTTAAGTGATCTTCCCACAGTGTTCACCTGTGGCAGTCAAGAGGCAAACCCAGCTCTGGGGGCTCTGATGACTACTCACTCCTCTTCTTCAAAGTTAGATTAGGCCAGTCTCTGGGGGGGCCACTGGACAGTGTTTCCAGTGTCTGAGGTCAGTCTGCCTCCCTACTTTTCCTCGAGTCAATGGAGTGCCTCTTTGGTGGtagaataatataattttaataacttaatAATTGAGCACTTAGCAAATTTTTAACACAGttgcattgaaagaaaaaaaggcccaTAATTCCAGCTGAcccattagtttaaaaaattaaaaaggttctAGGAGCCCATAGTGGGGAAAGTGAAATGTTTTAGAAAGTATGAGGAGGCAAAACTCCCTCTTGCTTCTCAGTCTTTTTCCTCAAACATGGTTCTTAAGTTATTTTAGTGTCTTCCCAGATAACAGGTGTAGCTCTGAATCATGCTGTGCTGATTTCTTGCTCCATAATCTTGGCTCAGTCACCTAACCATGCCAAGCCTCAGCGAGCCTTGTTGACaggagaatggggaaaaaaatgtcatgaaCATGTGTGGCCTGGCATAGAGCAGGTATCAGGGGGTGGGTGAGCTGCTTAACTTGCTCCATAAAGCATAAAAAGTGTCACTTGTGGGCCTTTGGGCAGACACCTGAACCTTTTGGACATGCTTGCTGGGTTGTGAGGGAATTTGGCTTCTTTGTCCAGAAGTCAGCCAAGAGGCCCTGATTTTTGAAAGCCTCTGGAGGTCAGAccttttaaaatgggaatattgtTCCTTGAAACTagggaggcagaggtagaggacAGTGGCCTCTTCCAGCCTCACTTTGTGTTCCTGTGGGTGGCCCTTGGTACCTGCCCTGCTCTTTGGGAGAGCCAGGAGTGAGGCCTGATGGCCAGACCCCAGCTGGGGGCCTTTCCTGGGGAGAAGTGGGTGCACAATCTAATCTCAGCTTTTAGCAGAGGCTTGGCTGTATACATTCTGTACCCTGTTGGGGATGGAGGGGATCACATTCTTGTGCTGCTCTGTTGCCATTAAGGAGCTTTTCTGGGAATTCCATAGTGCTTTCAACCTTGTTTAGGGAAGAGGTGCCCTCCCCTGCCGGGACGTCCTGGCCCCAGGAGGCtgcacacccccccaccccatagaGAAAGTGGTATATGGAGCTGGAAATTGTGGAGCCTCTACCATCAGTCTGTGACCCCTTGTCTACCCACTGGAGACATTGAGCATCCCGGGCAAGAGTCTCCAGGAGCGCTGTGGGGTTTCCTGAAGGATTCCTCAACTTTCCAGATCCTTCTAGAAGTGTCGGGGGCAACTATTGAGACACCTGAGTGGAGGCCCAAGAGGCCCATGGTCCCTGCTGCTGGGTTGGCTGCTCTGCGCAGCGCTGGCCGCCTGGACTTACTTATCCTGAGTACTCCGCTCAGAGAAGGCTTCTTACCTCACTCAGGCAATACCACTCTCAGGGCTCCTCCCGGGTCAAGGCATGCCAAGTCTGTTTGGCAACTTTGTTTTCCCCTACCCAGGAGCAGTTTTCAGGGAAAAGTAGGgtgtggggcaggagaggggcgtCCCCCAGTGGGGCCATCGGTGCTGCTTGCTCTTCTCCAGCCTTGGCTCCCAGGGTTCCCCAGGACACCGTCCCCTCCCTGTGCCCTGGCACCATGGGGCTGTGCCCAGTTCCCTTTGAGGTGACCTTCCTTCCCCGCCCTGCCTCTCAGAGGAAACTGGTACTTTGAAGAGTCACtctgctctttccccttcccagGAACCACAGTGAATTCTTGAGCTAGGAGAGGCTCCTCTGGGCGTGGGGACAGGGAACCTGCTAGGTACCTGACTCTACTCT encodes:
- the TSEN54 gene encoding tRNA-splicing endonuclease subunit Sen54 isoform X1 codes for the protein MEPELDPAAVEVPAGRVLCARELFAARSRSQKLPQRSHGPKDFLPDGSAAQAERLRVCREELWQLLAEERVERLGSLVAAEWRPEAGFVELKSPAGKFWQTMGFSEQGRQRLHPEEALYLLECGSIQLFHQDLPLSIQEAYQLLLTEDTMTFLQYQAFSHLKRLGYVVRRFQPSSILSPYERQLNLDGSAQCLEDQNGKRKRRSSSSRSINKKAKALENPPQGVNETPESLTTSSPPPCDEDSRCVEEKPQESSPVKGPVGPSQLLGSLEPWPDLADKGVGCSQESGKVENGVKGVCKPRWNFEQISFPNMASDSRHTLLLAPAPELLPANVAGRETDAESWCQKLNQRKEKLSRREREQRAEAQRFREDVNSDPEVRCCSSWQEYKELLQRRHLQKSQSRPPHLWDQPVRPLLSPGQADSPATALQHISVLQTTHLADGGARLLEKSGGLEISFDIYQADAVATFRKNNPGKPYARMCISGFDEPVPDLCTLKRLSYQSGDVPLIFALVDHGDISFYSFRDFTLPRDLEH
- the TSEN54 gene encoding tRNA-splicing endonuclease subunit Sen54 isoform X2 translates to MEPELDPAAVEVPAGRVLCARELFAARSRSQKLPQRSHGPKDFLPDGSAAQAERLRVCREELWQLLAEERVERLGSLVAAEWRPEAGFVELKSPAGKFWQTMGFSEQGRQRLHPEEALYLLECEAYQLLLTEDTMTFLQYQAFSHLKRLGYVVRRFQPSSILSPYERQLNLDGSAQCLEDQNGKRKRRSSSSRSINKKAKALENPPQGVNETPESLTTSSPPPCDEDSRCVEEKPQESSPVKGPVGPSQLLGSLEPWPDLADKGVGCSQESGKVENGVKGVCKPRWNFEQISFPNMASDSRHTLLLAPAPELLPANVAGRETDAESWCQKLNQRKEKLSRREREQRAEAQRFREDVNSDPEVRCCSSWQEYKELLQRRHLQKSQSRPPHLWDQPVRPLLSPGQADSPATALQHISVLQTTHLADGGARLLEKSGGLEISFDIYQADAVATFRKNNPGKPYARMCISGFDEPVPDLCTLKRLSYQSGDVPLIFALVDHGDISFYSFRDFTLPRDLEH